The genomic stretch AGCACGACCGGATTTCGCCCCGGATGAGCGGCTCCAGCCACTTCTTCTTCTGCTCCTCCGTCCCGTACTTCAGCAGGATGGTCTGGTTCCCCGAATCCGGGGCCACCACGCCGAACAGCGGGTTCGAATACGGGCTCCACGCCAGGATCTCGTTCATGTAGGCGTGCTTCATGAACCCGATCCCCATCCCGCCGTACTCCTTCGGCAGGTGCGGCGCCCACAGCCCGGCCGCCTTCACATGCTCCTGGATCTCATGCCGCAGCCGCTGCGTCTCCGGGTTCCGGTAGTCCCCCAGCCGGTCCTCGTTCGGGATGATGTACCGGTTGACGATGTTCGCCGTCGCCTCCCGGATCCGGTTCGTCTCCGGGTCCAGCGTCGGCACGGGTGAAACCTGCATGCCTGCACTCCTCGTTCAATGCGATGCGCGCAGTCTACCCCGCCCGCCGGCACATGCGTGGTGCGAACGGTCCCGGTGCAGGCCCCGGATGGCCCCCCGGCGGGGCAGCTAGGTGATGGGCCAGCGCGCGCTCGCCTCGTAGGCGTGCGCAATCGTGTGGTGAATCCAGATCTGCGCCACCAGTTCCGCCTTCTCCATCTCGTAGCCGCCCAGCTTCACCACCTTCGCAAGGTCCGCCTCGTCAAGCGTCTCCACGAACTTCGCCGATGCCTCGTGGCCGTCGAGGATCGCCTGGATAATCTCCTCGCGGCTCTTGTCCTTCAGCCCGGCAATCGCCGCGGCGTTGTTCTGCGCGATCCGCTCCGCACCGATGCCCGAAAGCACCCCCGCATCCAGCAGCGGGTACAGCCCGGCCGCCCCGCCCGCTACCGCTGCAATGTGCCGGAAGGCGTCGCCGCTCGTCCACTGGTGCCCGAGCTGGTAGTCCCAGTCCTTCGTCCGCTCAGCCGCAGCGGCAGCCCGCCGACCGGCGAACCGGATCCCGTCCGCAAGTTCCTGCTTCGAAATCATGCGCTTCCCCCTTCAATGTTCGCGTGCGCGCGCCGGCGAGCCCGCCGTGCGCCGGCAGCTTACGCGAACTCTTCGTCTTCGTCGCTCTCGACGTCCACGTCCGGGGTCGTCTCGAGGTCCTCGCCGGTCTCGCTCCAGCCGTTCTCCACCTCGTCCTCGATCTCCTCCTCTTCCTCGTAGCCCCACTCCTCCTCTTCCTCGCGCCGAAGCAGCCCGCGCCGCGTATACGGCCGGATGTCCGAAATGCGCGACTGCGGGAAGCTCACCTTGTCGATCATCGACGGGTGCTTGAACGTCTCCCGCAGGATGACCTTCGGGTGCTCGCCCGTGCTCACCATCGCCGCGCTGTACCGGTTCCCGGCCTTCATCATCCGCGCCAGGCGCAGTCCAATCCGCGGTTCGATCATCCCCACGTACTCGCCGCGCACGGTCAGCACGTTCACCGCGTTCCCCTGCACCTCCAGCTGCACGATGTCGCCCGCATCCAGCACCGCGGCCACCTTCGGGTCAACCGCCTGCAGCGAAGCGACCGCCGCACTCCCCGTCTCTTCGACGAACAGCCGCGTGTCAACGTGCGTCGGCGGCGCATCCACCGGCCGGTCCCGCAGCGCGGCCAGCCGGTCGATGTTCCGCTTCGCGATGAGGTTAGTGGGATCGAGGTCCAGCGCCTTCTGGTATGCATCCAGCGCATCCTGCACCTGTCCCAGCTCGCTTAGCGCCTTCCCCAGGCGGTTGTACCCCTCCGCCTCGTTCGGGAAGAGCCGGATGTACTCGCGGTTGACCTGCACGGCCTCCTGCCATCGGCCGTTCACCGCCAGCTTCACCGCCTGGTCCGTCAGCTGCTTCTTCAGCTTCGCCCGTGCCTCGGGCGTCATCTCGTCGTGGGTCGTCTCGTTCGTCATCTTCCGTCGCTTTCTACCCGCCCGGCGAAGCGGAAAGGATACGGCCGCGCGCCCCCACGGGCAAACCCCCGCGCCATGCTCCCGCCCGGCGTACGATCACAATATGCCCGCCCCGCCGATCGATGCCCCGGCCCTCGAATCCCGCATGCGCGCCGCCTGGCAGGCTGCCGCCTCCCGCTTCCGGGCCTACCATCTCATCCTGCCCGGGTCGCCCGCCTTCGTCTGTAAGACCGATGCCTGCGAGGCCGCCTGCTGCCGCGTCTTCTCCGTCGCCATGCACGACCGCGACGTCGACCACTTCGCCCGCACCACCGGCCTCCAGCCGGTCCAGTTCCTCGAACTCGAAGAAGGCCAGCCGGTACGCCTCCCGCTCGCCCAGCCCTACCTCCTCGCCCGCGACGAAGGCCGCTGCCGTTTCCTGCAGCCCGCGCACCACTGCGGCGTCTATGAGGCGCGCCCCACCGCCTGCCGCCTCTATCCCCACTTCGTCGTCTACTGGAACGTCGAAACGGAGCGCCCCGTCTACCAGTCGCTGCCGCCCCTCGAAGCCGCTGCAGCCTCCGGTCCGGTTGTGCCCCTCCTCCTCGGCCACGACGATTGCCCCGGGTTCACCGGCCCGCCGCTCGCCCCGGCCGACTGGCTCCACCTCCTCCGCGAAACCGACCACCTCCAGCGGAATCTTGCCTGACGGCGGCCCTGTCCCGCGCAGCCCCGGCGCTCTACGCTGGATGCACCCTGTTCCGCGTATGACCACCCGCCACATCCTCACGCTGGCCCTCCTCTCCGTCGTCTGGGGCGCCTCCTTCCTGTTCATCAAGGTCCAGCTGGACGCCGGCCTCGACCCGCTCGGCGTCGCCAGCGTCCGGACTCTCCTCGGCGCTGCCGCGCTCGCCCCGTTCGCGGCCGCTGCCGTGCGCCGGGCGCGGCCCGCCCCGCGCGATGCCGTCCTCCTCGCCGCCCTCGGCGTCACCAACTTCGCCGTCCCCTGGACGCTCATCGCCCTCGCCGAGCACCACATTTCGAGCGGTATGGCCTCGATCGCGAACTCCACTGCGCCGCTCTGGGCTGCCGTCCTCGCCGTCGCCTTCCTCCGCGAGGAACGCGTCAACCGTACGAAGGGTGTCGGTCTCGTGCTCGGCTTCTCCGGCATCGTCATCCTGGCCGGCCCGGCATCCCTCGTGCACCTCTCCAGCGATGCCGCCGGCGTGGCTCTCGTCCTCGCCTCCACCCTCAGCTACGCCGCGTCCGCTATCGCCATCCGCCGCGCCCTCGGCCACCTCTCGCCGGCAGTCATCGCCTTCGGCCAGGTCGCCGCCGCGGCAGCCGCCCTTTTCCCCGCAGCAGCAGCGACGGGCGCCTTCGCCGGCGTCGACTGGTCCCCTCATGTCGTCGCCTCGGCCGCGACCCTCGGCATCCTTGGTTCCGGCCTCGCCGTGGTCGCCTACATGGGCCTCATTCAGCAGATCGGCGCCGTTCGCTCGGTCCTCGTGACCTACCTCATCCCGCCATGGGGTGTCCTCTTCGGCTGGGCCTTCCTCAGCGAGGCCATCAGCTGGAACCTCCTCGCCGGACTCGGCGTCATCCTCGCCGGCGTACTCCTTGTCCAGGGCGTCCTCCGCCTGCCAGGCGCCCGCCCGCCCGAGTCCGCCGGCTCCGCTGCGCTCGGCAAGTAGCCCTCGCCCGTACCTGCTAAGCTCCCGCCATGGCAACTGCCAGCCTCCCGCCGGTCCGCCCCGCCATCCGCGCCCTCGCCGACCGGCTCATCGCCGACCGGCGCCACCTCCATCAGCACCCCGAATGCTCCTGGCAGGAGCACGAAACCCAGCGCTACCTCCTCCGCCGCCTCGCCGAAATCGGCCTCGCCGATGTCCGCCCCATCGCCCGGACCGGCGCCACCGCCCTCGTGCAGGGCGGCCGCCCCGGTCCCTGCGTCCTTTGGCGCGCCGACATCGATGCCCTCCCCGTCCCCGAAAAAACCGGCCTCCCCTTCGCCTCGCAAAACGACGGCGTTATGCACGCCTGCGGCCACGATGCCCACATGGCCATCGCCCTCGCCCTCGCCGCCTGGGCCCAGGCCGAACGCCACCGACTGCCCGGCGCCATCCGCTTCGTCTTCCAGCCCGCAGAAGAGGCCTCCGGTGGTGCCGCCGCCTGCATCGCCGATGGCGTCCTCGAAAACCCCCGCGTCGCGGTCGCCCTCGGCCTGCATATCAGCGCCGATATCCCCATCGGCGCCATCAACCTCGCCCCCGGCCCCTTCTTCGCTGCCCCGACGGCCATACGCATCGAAATCACCGGCCGCGGCGGCCACGCTGCAGCCCCTCACCAGTCCGTCGACGCCGTCGTCGTCGCCGCCCACGCCGTGACCGCCCTCCAGACCGTCGTCAGCCGCTCACTCCCCCCGTCCGAGCAGGCGGTCCTCACCATCGGCAAAATCCAGGCCGGCTTCCGCGGCAACGTCATCGCCGAATCCGCCGTCATGACCGGCACCATCCGCACCTACAGCACCTCGGTCCGCGACCTCATGATCCGCCGCACCGAAGAGATCCTCGCCGGCGTCTGCGCCGCCTTCGGCGCAACCTTCACCCTCACTCACGAAACCTCCTGTCCGCCCCTCGTCAACGACCCCGTCGTCACCGCCGACGTCCTCGAGCTCGCCCGCGGCTACTTCGGCCCCGACCGCATCATCGGCGTTCCGACCATGGGCGCCGAAGACATGTCCGTCTTCCTCGAAGCCCGGCCCGGCTGCTACTTCTGGCTCGGTGCCCGCAACGAAGCCAGGGGCATCGCCGGCCGCCACCACGACCCCGGCTTCGTCATCGACGAAGACGCCCTGCCGCTCGGCGCAGAATTTGCCGCCCGCATCATCGAGCACTTCCTCGCGCGCTAGCCGCCCAGCTCCGCCAGCAGCCGCGCGATCGCCGTCCGCACGTCCGCCTCGAACGAAACGAGCCCCCGGTTCGCGCGCGAGAGCAGGCCGTCCTCGCAGGCCCGGTCGAGGAACTGCCGCAGCCCGTCGTAGTACCCGCCCACGTTCGCGAATACCAGCGGCCCCGCATGCAGCCCCAGCTGCCGCCAGGTCACCATCTCGAACGCCTCGTCAAGGGTCCCGTACGCCCCCGGCAGCACCAGGAAGCCCTGCGCCAGCCCTGCCATCAGCGCCTTCCGCTCGGCCATCGTCTCCACCACATGCAGCTCCGTCAGCCCCGTATGGGCCAGCTCCAGGTCCACCAGCTGCCGCGGGATAACCCCGATAACCCGCCCGCCGGCCACCAGGCACGCGTCCGCCAGCGCCCCCATCAGCCCCACCGACGCCCCGCCGTAGACGATCGTGACGCCCCGCCGGGCCAGCTCCCGTCCCGCCTCCCGCGCTGCCTCGAGGTGCTGCCGGCGCTGCCCTGCGCTCGAACCGCAGAACACCGCCACCGCCGGCGCGGGCTCGCTACTCAGCGACCCACCGGTCGACATCCCGGTCCCAGCTCAGCAGCTCGTCCGGTGCAAAGAACAGCGCCAGTTCCCGCGTCGCGCTCTCCGGGCCGTCGCTCGCGTGCACCAGGTTCCGCCCCTTGTCCAGCCCGAAGTCTGCGCGCACCGTGCCCGACGCCGCCTCCACCGGGTTCGTCGCCCCGATGGTCGCCCGCACGACCTTGATCGCGTCCTGTCCCTCCCACGCAATCGCGATGACCGGCGCGCTCGTAATGAACTCCACCAGCCCCGGGAAGAACGGCTTCCCGACATGCTCCGCGTAATGCCGCTCAGCAAGCTCCCGGGTAACCCGCAGCAGCTTCATCCCCACAATTTTCAGCCCGCGCCGCTCCAGCCGCGCGATAATCTCTCCCGCCAGCCCCCGCTGCATCGCGTCCGGCTTGATCAGGAACAGCGTTCGCTCCGTGGTTTCCAACAGGGCCCTCCTTACCCGGCCGTTCGCTGCCGCCGGGAGATGGTGATCGCAGGTTCGCGCAGGTAGAACGGTTCCGCACCCGTCGCAAGTTCGCCCCGCCGGGCGGCCGGCGCCAGCCGCTCCAGCATGGCAGCCACCCGTTCGCGCGGGCCAACCTCCAGGCCGCCCAGCGCGCCGGCTCCTTCGCCTGCAAGCCGGTCGCCCCCAGGCAGCGCCGCCACAAGGGCAATCTCTCCCGCCGGCTCCCGTCCCGCCCAGCGCTGGACGCCCCACTCCCCCCGGCCTGCCGGGTGAATCGCCGTCACCGCCCCGTCCCCGCCGGCGGCCAGCGCAATCGCTTCGAACGTCCGGACCCCATAGAGCGGCGCGCCCGTCGCCAGCGCAAGGCCCTGCGCCGTGGCGATGCCCACGCGCAGCCCCGCGTACGAGCCCGGGCCCGTCACGACCAGGATCGCTGCCGGCCGCTCGCCGCCCAGCAGCCGTTCGATGGCCGCCAGCAGCCCCGTCGTATGGCTCCGCTCCTCCTCGGCCACAACGATCTCCCGCTGGCCGACGCGGTCGACCCCCACGGCAAACCGGTCCGATGCTGAATCAATGGCCAGGATGGTGCTCACGCTGCCTTCAGCGCCTCCACCAGTTCACGGCCCCGCGCACCCCGGGCGATGAAGCGAAGCCGCCGCGTCCGCGGCCCCTGCTCGCCCGGGCGGAGTTCAACCACCAGCCCGTCCCCGGGCAGCAGCTCCGCCCCACGCTCCGGCCACTCAATCACCAGCACGCCCTTCTCCGCGTAGTCCCATAACCCCAGCTCGTCCAGCTCCTCCACGTCCTCGATCCGGTACAGGTCGACGTGGTAGAGCACCTCACGTCCCGCATACTCGTTCATCAGCACGAACGACGGGCTGTTCACCTGCCCGCGGCAGCCGAGCCCCCGGCCGATGCCCTGCGTCAGGCACGTCTTCCCGCTGCCGAGGTCCCCGCTGAGCAGCACAACGTCCCCGCGCCGCAGGTGGCGCCCCAGCCGCTCCCCCAGCGCCCGCGTCTCCTCCTCGCTCGAAGAAGCCAGTTCGATTGCCACCTCTTCTGCCATGAGGCCAGTATAGGCCCCCGTTCGCTAACGCCCTAAGCCCGCCTTCGCTGCCATCAGCACCGCCATCCGCAATTGCGCAACCTTATGCGGCTGATTGACCACTAGGTAGCCGCTGGCTACCTTGTCCCTGCAAACGCCTCGGCCACAGCCCACGGCGCCCCTATTCCACCGTCCCTACACGGAGTCCTGCACGCATGATGAGAACGTCCTCCGAAACCGGTAAGCCCCCTGTCTCCGCGAGCCTCGGGAGCCGCATCCGGGCAGCCCGCCGCGATGCCGGGATGAGCCAGGGCCAGCTCGCCCAGGCGCTCAACACCACCCAGAGCGCCATCAGCCTCTACGAAGCAGGCCAGCGCTCTGTCGGCATCGACATGCTCCTCAACGTCGCCCGCATCCTCAATCGCCCCCTCCACTACTTCCTCGGCGAAGAGGGCGAGATGCTCTACGTCAAGGACAGCGAAATCGCCCAGCTCATCCAGGAACTGGAGCGCCACCCCGAAGACCTGCCCGAACTCCTCCAGTACTGGAACTTCCTCCGCTGGCGCCGCATGTCCGCCAACGGCTCCGGCCGCCACTGACCGACAGCCGGCTCACAACACCGCTGCGACAGCCGGGCCCCTGCCCGGCTGTTTCGCCGTCCGGCCCAGTACCCTCACCGGAGGCCAACCCATGCGCCGCCTCTGCGACCCCGCCGATGCCCGCCGTCTCCTCAACCCCGGCCCCGTCGGCATCATCACCACCGCCTGGCGCGGCTATACCAACGCCGCCCCCATCGCCTGGATGACGCCGCTCTCCATCGACCCGCCCCGCCTCGGCGTCGTCGTCGCCCCCGAACGCCACACCGCCGCCATGATCCGCTTCAGCGGCGCCTTCGCCATCAACATCCCCGGCCCGTCCCTCCTCAAGCACACCGCCTTCCTCGGCTCCCTCACCGGCCTCGAAACCAACAAGCTCGAAGCCGCCGGCCTCGAGACCTTCGCCCCGCTCGTCATCGACGCGCCACTCATCCGCGACTGCCTCGCCTGGATCGAATGCCTCGTCCAGGACGCGATCAAGACCGGCGACCACACCCTCTTCGTCGCCGAGCCGGTCAAAGTCCAGGCCGACGACGAAGCCTACGCCGGCCACTGGCTCCTCGCCTCCCGCGAGAAAAGCCCCCTCGTGTTCATCGGCGGCAACCGGTACGCCGTCATCGGTGACCCCCTCGAGGCCGTCATCCACGTCGATGAACACGGCGCACTCATCGCCGAAACCCCCGAGGAGCGCGAAGCCCGCCTCGAGCGCGAAGCCCGGGAGGCCGAGCTCCGGCGCCTCGAAGGCGAGGAAGGCTACCGCCAGCGGCTCCAGGCAGAATCCGGGTGAGCCGTGCCCCGCAACAGCGACGCGAGGCCGGCCGCATGCGACCGGCCTCGCGGGCTGCTCGAAGTCTCCGGAGCTACCGCTGCTCGAGCGGCACGTACGGCCGCGGGTCCGCGCCCTCGTAGAGCGCGTTCGGCCGCACCAGCCGGTTGTCCGCATACTGCTCCAGCAGGTGCGCCGTCCACCCCGCAATCCGCGACATCGCGAAGATCGGCGTGTACAGGTCGCTCGGGATGCCCAGCATCTTGTAAACCGACGCGCTGAAAAAGTCGACGTTCGGGTAGAGCGGCTTTCCCTCCAGCTTCTTCGCCAGGTAGTCCCGCAGCTTCAGCGAAAGGTCGAAGTACTTCCGGTCCGGCGATGTCGCCGCCAGCTTGTGCCCCAGCTGCTCGAGGATGATCGCCCGCGGGTCGGTCGTCTTGTACACGCGGTGCCCGATGCCCATCACCCGCTCGCCGCGGGCCAGCAGGTCGTCCACGTACCGCGGGATATTCTCCTCCGTGCCGATAGCCTCCAGCGTCCGGTAGACCGCCTCATTCGCGCCGCCGTGCAGCGGCCCCTTCAGCGTCCCAATCGCCGAGGCGATCGCCGAGTACATGTCGCTGAGCGTCGACGCGGTCACCAGCGCCGAGAAGGTCGAGGCATTCATCTCGTGCTCGGCGTGCAGGATCATCGCCACGTCGAACACCCGCGCCTCGAGCTCGTTCGGCTCCTCGCCCTTCAGCATCCAGAGGAAATTCGCCGCATGCCCGAGGTCATCCCTCGGCGGCACAGGGTCGAGCCCCTGCCGGAGCCGGTGATACTGCGCCAGCACCGTCGGCATCCGCGCCGTCAGAAGCGCCGCTGTTTTCTTCAGCTGCTCCTGCGAAAGGTCGCTGGACTTCGGATCCAGCGCCCCCGCGATAATCACCGAGATCTCCAGCGCCCGCATCGGCCGGATTTTGCCGACGATCTCCCGCTGCACCCTGGCGTTCAGGTCCGAAAGCGGCCGCTCCCGCCGAAGGTCCGCCTTCAGCTGCTCCAGCTCATCCCGCGTCGGCAGCCGCAGGTTCCACAGGAGGAACGCCGTCTCCTCGAACGTCGAATGCTCTGCCAGGTCGAAAATGTTGTACCCGGCGTAGATCAGCTCGCCCTTCTGGCCGTCGATCCGGCACAGCTTCGTCGCTGTGACGTTGACGCCTTCGAGCCCCCGTGCAATCACCTCGGTCACGTGCCTACCCCCTCGCGGCGGAACCCGCAGATTGTATACACTCGTTGCCGCACCGATCCTACCACGCCCGCACCCCGCCGTGCGTAATCCGCTCAGCGGTACTTCGCGGCCAGCGGAAGCCGCCGGTCCCGCCCGAACGCCCGCGGCGTGATCTTCACGCCCGGCGCCGCCTGCCGCCGCTTGTACTCATTCCGGTCCACCATCCGCACCACCCGCTCCACCGTCGCCCGCTCGAACCCCATCGCCACAATCTCGTCCACCGTCCGGTCGTCCTCCACGTACGCCTCAAGGATTGGATCCAGCACCTCATACGGCGGCAGCGAATCCTGGTCGAGCTGCCCCGGCCGCAGCTCAGCGCTCGGCGGCTTCGTAATCGACCGCTCCGGGATCCACGGCTTCCCCGCCCGCGCGTTTCGCCACCGCGCCAGCCGGTACACCAGCGTTTTCGGCACATCCTTCAGCACCGCATAGCCGCCCGCCATGTCGCCATACAGCGTCGCGTACCCCGTCGCCATCTCGCTCTTGTTCCCGGTCGTCAGCACAATGGCGCCCGTCTTGTTCGAAAGCGTCATCAGCACATTCCCGCGCTGCCGCGCCTGCAGGTTCTCCTCCGCCGTCCCCGGGTCCGATCCTTCGAACACGTCCGCCAGCATCTCCAGCATTGCCGCATGGGCCGGCTCGATCGGGATCGTCAGGAACCGGATGCCGAGGTTCTCCGCCAGCGCCCGCGCATCCGCCTTGCTGTGCTCGCTCGAATACCGGCTCGGCATCGAAACGCCAATCACCCGCTCCGCCCCGATCGCATCAACTGCAACCGCCGCAACGACCGCCGAGTCAATCCCGCCCGAAAGGCCGACGATCGCCTCCCCGAAGCCCGTCTTCCGCAGGTAGTCGCGCGTCGCCAGCACCAGCGCCGACCACACCTCCTCCTCCTCACCCATCAGCTCCGCGACCGGCCCCCCGGCGGCGGGCTCACGGCTCGTCTCCAGCGCCGTCCGCAGGTCCACGAACTCCGCGCCTGTCTCCCAGTCCCGCGCCCGAAGCTCCACGCGCCGCCGCGGGTCGTGCAGCCGCCGCTGCGCCACCTCGTCGAGGTCCACGTCCACCACCAGCAGCTCCTCCGCAAATTGCCGCGCCCGGGCCACCACCCGCCCCTCCGCGTCCATCACCACCGACGCCCCATCGAATACCAGCTCGTCCTGCCCGCCCACTGCGTTCAGGTACGCCACCGCAATGCTGTTGTCGGCCGCCCGCGTGGCGAGCATCCGCTCCCGCTCCCGCGCCTTCCCCCGGTGATACGGCGAAGCGTTGATATTGATGCACAGCTCGGCGCCCGCCAGCGCCATCGCATCCAGCGGCGCCCCCGGGTACCAGATGTCCTCGCAGATGCTCACCCCGAACCGCACTCCGCCCGCCCGGTACACCGCCGTCCGCCGCCCGGCCCGGAAGTACCGTTCCTCGTCGAACACCCCGTAGTTCGGCAGCCGCTGCTTGTCGTACGTATCAACCCACCGCCCGTCTGCAAACACGGCCGCCGCGTTGTACGCGTCGTCGTCCCGCCAGTCCACAAACCCGACCACCGCCACCAGCCCGTGGGTCGCCTCCGCCAGCTCCGCCGCCGCCTCGCGCGACGCCTCGCAGAACGACCGCCGCAGCACCAGGTCCTCCGGCGGATACCCGGTGACCGCCAGCTCGGGGAACGCTACCACGTCGCAGCCCGCTGCCCGCGCCGCCGCCAGCTGCTCCCGGATCTTCGCCGTATTCCCCTCGAGGTCTCCCACCGTTGTGTTGATCTGCGCCAGTCCCAGCCGCAGCGCCTTCATCGTCGCCTCCTCGCCGCGAGTATATGCCCCGGCCACCCTGTGGGCCGGTGCGCGCATCCGGGTCTCTGCCGCCCCGAATCAGGGTTTCGCCTAGGCGCTCCTCCCGATTCACGCCGGCCCCCACCTCTGCCAATCTCAAACCCGGCGGGGTTTCGAGGTAGGGAGATGACTCGAAACACCAGTTCCTTCAGCCCCTGCCCGCTCTGCGGGCGCCAGGCGCGCGCACACTCGCGCATCCTCATCGCCGATGTCGAACCCATCGGCACGCGCCGGACCAGCTACGCGACCGTGATTTGTCGAGATTGCGCGTTCGCGATGGTCCTCCGCTCCGAGGCAGCAGCTATGCGCGCCAGCTAACCCGGGCCCCTCGCAGGCAGCCGGTCCCCGGTTTCGGGGGCCGGCTGCCGCCCGTAGAATGGGTCGTAACCCCGGCGGCAGGAGGCAGCCCGTGAACGACGTCCTCGCGATGATCCTCGCCGGCGGACAGGGCGACCGGCTCTCCATCCTCTCCGAGCAGCGCGCCAAGCCTGCCGTCGTCTTCGGCGGCAACTACCGCATCATCGATTTCGTCCTCTCCAACTGCGCCAACAGCGACATCAGCAAGCTCGCCGTCCTCACCCAGTACCGCCCGCGCTCGCTCTTCAACCATATCGGCGCCGGCAGGCCCTGGGGCTACGACACCCCCGAGGGCGGCATCCAGATCCTCCAGCCCTACCTCGGCAAAGCCGACGCCGACTGGTACCAGGGCACCGCCGACGCCGTCTACCAAAACCTCTACGTCATCGAAGAAGCCCGCGTCCGCGAAATCCTCATCCTCGCCGGCGACCATATCTACCTCACCTCCTACCGCAACCTCGTCGCCTACCACCGCTCCCAGGGCGCCGACGCCACTGTCGCCGTCTACAGTGTCCCCCGCAGCGAAGCCCACCGCTTCGGCGTTCTCGACCTCGACCCCTCCGGCCGCGTCATCGACTTTCAGGAGAAGCCCAAAGAGCCTCGCGGCTCCTGGATCTCCATGGGCATCTACGTCTTCAACAAAGATGTCCTCGTCGAACAGCTCCAGGCCGACGCCGACCTCGGCGAAGCCAGCTCCCACGACTTCGGCAAAGACATCATCCCCCGCATGTTCCGCACCCACCGCGTCTTCGGCTACCAGTACCACGACTACTGGCGCGATGTCGGCACCATCGAATCCTACTGGGCCGCCCACATGGACCTCCTCCAGCCCAACCCCCCGCTCGACCTCGAAGACCCCGACCTGAAGCTCCGCACCGCCGGCTCCATCCCCCCGCCGGCGCGCTTCGGCCCCAACGCCCGCGTCACCGAGTCGCTCATCTCTCCCTCTGCCCGCATCGACGGCGAGGTCTACCGCTCCGTCATCTCCCCCGGCGTCGTCATCGAACCCGGCGCCGTCGTCCGCGAATCCATCATCCAGCACCGCTGCGTCATCCGCTCCGGCACCGTCATCGACCGCTGCATCCTCGATAAAGAGGTCTCCGTCGGCGCCGGCTGCGTCATCGGCACCGGCGACCCGAACATCCCCAACCGCGAGCGGCCCGATATCGTCAACACCGGCATCTCCATCATCGGGAAGCGCGCCACCATCCCCTCCGGCCTCCGCATCGGCCGCAACGTCGTCGTCGGCCCCGGCGTCCACGAAGAACTCGCCGACCTCAAAGAACTCGAATCCGGCGCCTCCGTCCACCCCACCCACATCCCCCTCCACCTCTTCGTCTGATGCCGCCCGCCATGCGCCTCTTCACGCTCGAAGAAGCACGCGCCACCCTCCCTGAGGTCATCCCCATCCTCGAACGGCTCCGGCAGGCCTCCCTCGAACTCCGCGCCATCGCCGCCGCCCGGGCTGCCGCCGCCCGCGGC from Tepidiforma thermophila encodes the following:
- a CDS encoding flavin reductase family protein; amino-acid sequence: MRRLCDPADARRLLNPGPVGIITTAWRGYTNAAPIAWMTPLSIDPPRLGVVVAPERHTAAMIRFSGAFAINIPGPSLLKHTAFLGSLTGLETNKLEAAGLETFAPLVIDAPLIRDCLAWIECLVQDAIKTGDHTLFVAEPVKVQADDEAYAGHWLLASREKSPLVFIGGNRYAVIGDPLEAVIHVDEHGALIAETPEEREARLEREAREAELRRLEGEEGYRQRLQAESG
- a CDS encoding glucose-1-phosphate adenylyltransferase family protein, which encodes MNDVLAMILAGGQGDRLSILSEQRAKPAVVFGGNYRIIDFVLSNCANSDISKLAVLTQYRPRSLFNHIGAGRPWGYDTPEGGIQILQPYLGKADADWYQGTADAVYQNLYVIEEARVREILILAGDHIYLTSYRNLVAYHRSQGADATVAVYSVPRSEAHRFGVLDLDPSGRVIDFQEKPKEPRGSWISMGIYVFNKDVLVEQLQADADLGEASSHDFGKDIIPRMFRTHRVFGYQYHDYWRDVGTIESYWAAHMDLLQPNPPLDLEDPDLKLRTAGSIPPPARFGPNARVTESLISPSARIDGEVYRSVISPGVVIEPGAVVRESIIQHRCVIRSGTVIDRCILDKEVSVGAGCVIGTGDPNIPNRERPDIVNTGISIIGKRATIPSGLRIGRNVVVGPGVHEELADLKELESGASVHPTHIPLHLFV
- a CDS encoding citrate/2-methylcitrate synthase → MTEVIARGLEGVNVTATKLCRIDGQKGELIYAGYNIFDLAEHSTFEETAFLLWNLRLPTRDELEQLKADLRRERPLSDLNARVQREIVGKIRPMRALEISVIIAGALDPKSSDLSQEQLKKTAALLTARMPTVLAQYHRLRQGLDPVPPRDDLGHAANFLWMLKGEEPNELEARVFDVAMILHAEHEMNASTFSALVTASTLSDMYSAIASAIGTLKGPLHGGANEAVYRTLEAIGTEENIPRYVDDLLARGERVMGIGHRVYKTTDPRAIILEQLGHKLAATSPDRKYFDLSLKLRDYLAKKLEGKPLYPNVDFFSASVYKMLGIPSDLYTPIFAMSRIAGWTAHLLEQYADNRLVRPNALYEGADPRPYVPLEQR
- a CDS encoding NAD+ synthase, which encodes MKALRLGLAQINTTVGDLEGNTAKIREQLAAARAAGCDVVAFPELAVTGYPPEDLVLRRSFCEASREAAAELAEATHGLVAVVGFVDWRDDDAYNAAAVFADGRWVDTYDKQRLPNYGVFDEERYFRAGRRTAVYRAGGVRFGVSICEDIWYPGAPLDAMALAGAELCININASPYHRGKARERERMLATRAADNSIAVAYLNAVGGQDELVFDGASVVMDAEGRVVARARQFAEELLVVDVDLDEVAQRRLHDPRRRVELRARDWETGAEFVDLRTALETSREPAAGGPVAELMGEEEEVWSALVLATRDYLRKTGFGEAIVGLSGGIDSAVVAAVAVDAIGAERVIGVSMPSRYSSEHSKADARALAENLGIRFLTIPIEPAHAAMLEMLADVFEGSDPGTAEENLQARQRGNVLMTLSNKTGAIVLTTGNKSEMATGYATLYGDMAGGYAVLKDVPKTLVYRLARWRNARAGKPWIPERSITKPPSAELRPGQLDQDSLPPYEVLDPILEAYVEDDRTVDEIVAMGFERATVERVVRMVDRNEYKRRQAAPGVKITPRAFGRDRRLPLAAKYR